A region of the Cyanobium usitatum str. Tous genome:
GAATCCACATTCACGACGCTCCAACCCCGCTCCATCACCAGGGCCACTACCTGCTCCAGCAGCTCCAGGCTGTCGGCCCCCTGCCACTGCGGGTCGTCCGGTGGGAAATACAGGCCGATGTCGCCTAGGGAAAGGGCCCCCAGCAGGGCGTCCATGATTGCGTGCACCAGCACGTCGGCATCGCTGTGGCCATCAAGCCCCAGGCCGGCGGGATGCTCCAGCTGCTGGCCGCCCAGAATCAGCGCCCGACCGGGCACCAGCCGGTGGATGTCGTAGCCATTGCCGATGCGCAGCTGCATGGTGTGGAGGTGCTTGGTCTCAGTCTCCCCTAGCCCTGGGTCTACACCAAGACTCCATCTCACCCAGGCCCCAGCACCTGCAGCTGATTGCCCTCTCGGCCCAGCACGGTCACGGCCGCACCCGGGCTGAGGGCTTGGCTGCTGCCCAGGTTGACGGCGCTCCAGCTCTGGCCGTGCCAGCGAACCCGACCCGTATCGCTGCCGTTGAAGCCACTGAGCACCGTGGCGGTTTCCGCTGGCGGCAGGCTGCGGTGCCGCTGCCGTGCCGACCAGCGCCGCAGAGCCAGCACCCCCAGGCCGCTGAGGCCCGCCAGTAGGCCTAGCTGCAGCAGGGGCGGCAGGGGTATCCAGGCCGTCACCACTGACAACACCAGGGCCACCACCGCCGCCGGCAATAGCCCATCCACCTCGGCGCCCGCCAGGGCAAGCAGCAGCAGCCCGGTGGCCAGCAGCAGCCAGAGGAGCGACACGGGAGCCATGGCGGCGCGGCGGGTGGGGGTGGTTCAGCCCGCCCATGCTGACTAGCGTTGGCATCTCATGCTCGGATTCCTGCCGTGGAAGCTCTGCTCTCCCTGCCCGCCTTGGTGCTGATGGCCCTGCTGGGGGTGAGCAGCGTCAAGGTCACCAGCGGCGGCCAGTCGCGCTTGGTGGAGCGCCTTGGCAAGTACGACCGCCAGCTGCAGCCGGGCCTCTCCTTGGTGCTGCCGGTGCTGGAGAAGGTGGTGAGCCACGAATCGCTCAAGGAGCGGGTGCTCGATATTCCGCCCCAGCAGTGCATCACCCGCGACAACGTCGGCATCGAGGTGGATGCGGTTGTGTATTGGCAGCTGCTCGAGCACGCACGCGCCTACTACGCCGTCGACAATCTGCAGGCGGCCATGGTGAACCTGGTGCTCACCCAGATCCGGGCCGAGATGGGCAAGCTCGACCTCGACCAAACCTTCACCACCCGCCAGGAGGTGAATGAGGTGCTGATGAAGGAGCTGGATCAGGCCACCGATCCCTGGGGCGTGAAGGTGACTCGGGTGGAATTGCGCGATATCCAGCCATCCCGTGGCGTGCAGCAGGCGATGGAGCAGCAGATGACAGCTGAGCGGGAGAAGCGGGCGGCCATTTTGCGTTCGGAAGGCGAGCGCGACTCCCAGGTAAATGCGGCCCGGGGCCGGGCTGAAGCCCTGCTGCTGGACGCCGAAGCCCAGGCCAAGCAGCAGACCCTGCTGGCTCAGGCCAGGGCCGATGCGGCCAGTCGGCTGGCCGAGGCGATGCAGGCCAACCCCCAGGCCGCCGAGGCGATGCGTTTGTTGCTGGCCGGCGACTGGATGGCCATGGGCGAGCAGATGGCTCAGGCGCCTGGAGGCAGTGTGCTGATGGTGGACCCCCAGAGCCCTGCTGCCCTACTTACCGCGTTGCGGGGTCTGCAGCAGGGGCAGGGTTGAGGGTAGGGGTGCGGGGGCAGCAGCATCGCCACAGGGGCATCAAATTTGTGAAGCCCCATCAGCTTCATGGCGGTCTATTAACTCAGCAGGGATAAGTAAATCATTTCTGATATCTATGGCGAGTGCTCAAGGCTATTTCTATGAGACTGACTAATGCCTTCAGAGCAGGCATTGGCATTGCAAGTGCAACTTTTTTGGTGTGATGGCTTACATCCAGATTCTAAATTCGGATCAATTCATGGGGGTTATTTTGATCTCTAGTGGTGTCGTGGTTGTAAACCTCTCGGGAGCGGTGCCCGCTGAGATGCCTATGCCGCCTGGCTCATGACATCCAGTCGCTCCATTGCCATAAAGTTGCATCAAGGGTGATTCATACTTTAATTTCCAAGTTATTCAATTACAAATTGCAAAATGACAACCAGTCAGTCGTCAGCGGTGTGGAACGGCAATCTGATGGAAGGTTCAGGCATGATGCGGTTGGGTGAGGGCGGCTATGAAGGGCCCTTCACAAAAGCCTCACGGTTTGAAACTGGTGATGGAACAAATCCTGAGGAACTGATCGGCGCGGCGCACGCGGGATATTTTTCAATGTTTTTGTCTGCAATCCTTTCCGAGAGTGGATTTCCGCCAGTAGAGATTCGCACTACTGCAAAAGTGCATCTGGGTGAAGGACCAGCGATCACACTCATCGAACTCGAGACTGAAGCCATCGTTCCCGGTTGCAGTGAAAAGGTCTTTCTTGACCACGCCGATAAGGCAAAGGCCGGCTGTCCGGTGTCCAAAGCCCTGTCCGCAGTTCCCATGACTATGTCCGCCCGTTTGTCGATGTAGCGGAGTCGCATAAGCCAGGTCGTTTAGTTGATTGGTCTCCTCTCCTACCTAACGGCGTTCTCATGCAGCAGATCTAGGTACTTCAACCGCTGGCCAAGCTGGGATTAAATTCAGCGCAAGGTCAGCTGGTGGCAGTAAGTTGATTGAAGTGATCGTTGTTTGTTTTTATGGCAAAGTCCGTAGGAGTCTTGCTTTCATTGGGGATCGCGTTGTTTCCGCCGGTGCTGGCCCATGACAGTCATGACCGCTCTGCCCAGGGGGTAATGCTGCAAACCCTGGCAAGTGGCAATCAACTGGAGTCTTTAGGGCCTGGGGTCACGGTGCAAACCCTTACCCGCAGCGATCGGTCCTGGAATGGGGCGCTCCTACCGCCGCTGTCTGCAACCCAGCCGGAGGTGCACGTTCTGCGAATGACGATACCTCCGGGTGTGACGTTGAAGCTTCACAAGCACCCGGTTATTCACGCGGGCGTGCTGTTGCAGGGCAGGTTGCGCCTTGAGACCAAGGACGGTGCCACCCAGCTGCTGGAGCCTGGTGAGGCGGTGATTGAAGTTGTCAATAATGCGCACCGAAGCGTGAGTCTCGGCCCAGATCCTGCGGTGCTAATCATTGTTTTCGTCGGCCCACTAGGTCAGGCCATCACCCTTCCTGCGTCCCACTAAGAAGCCGCTTAATGAGCAAGACGACTGCGTAAGGATGGGGAACGGATGTGCGGCCAGGGGCGTCTTTCAACTCTTGGCACACCACCCTCTCCACTAGCGGCAGGTTACCGTTTTCCTAGCCTGGGCCAAGGTGATGAAGGCCAGAAGCTAGCTGCCTAGAGAGCAGTGGCTCCTTGGGCTTTTGCTCTTCCCGGCTTACGAAAAGTGTCACTCACTATGACAGGTCAAGCTAAAGCAAGTTAGACGTGCGAAGATCAGAAGGAAATAAACTAGGGATCACAACAAATGATCAAAAGCTACCCATTAAAGGCCGTCCATGCTCTGCGCAAGTGCGGAATATCTTTGTCCACAATTGCCAACTCATGTCTTGTTGGCGCCCTCGTAGCTGTGGCAACCACCAGTGCTGCAAGAGCTGGTGATTCATCAATAGGGTTTCAAGCCTTCGGTATGAGGCATGTTGGCACCTGGGTCGGGACTGGTGTTTACTCAACTGATTTTCCGGGAGTTGCCAAAAAGGGGGAGAAGTTCACTACTACGTCTACATGCAGTTGGACCGCAGGCAGATCGGCCATCCTTTGCCAGGGCGTTGAGGGAGTCGAACGAAAGGAGAATGGCGTACAACTCATTTATTGGGACCCTGCAAAGAAAAGTCTTCGAATGACCTTGGTAGATTCTGGTGGAAACTTTGACCAAGGAATTGGCTCAATAGATGGTGACAATCTTTTATGGAAAAGTGTCGGAAATTTCGCCGATGGGCGTCCAGTTAAGTTCGAATGGAAAACAGCTTTTAGCGATGATGGCAATACAATGATCCATTCAGGATTTATAACTGTTGATGGTGCAAGAAGTTATTTCTCCTACGCCGTCAAGCGAGTGGTCAAATAGTTAAATAGTCAGGATTTTCATTCCAGCCACTAGCGGAGTCTAAATAGCTATAGGTGGTCATGTCCGTCCATGAGCTGCGCTGGATTGCCTGAGTTGAGATCATCCAAAATACTCTTCGCTGTTGGCAAAAAGTTACTTCGGGCTCAGCGTTAGAAATTTGTTTGGCAATGCCACTCGGCTACCATCTTAAGATAGAGAATTTTATCTTGACGCCAAAGGACGAGGTGTCTTTCGAGAAGTCGTTTCTCCCTAAAAAATAACATCACTAGCAAATCAGCAGATGCACTTGCCATGCCATCGAGCCGAGCGATGGGAGGAAAGATGATTAGAAGGGTGGGTTTGAGAGGTCGGAAGCCTAGTTGGGCATGAAAATCTTAACTCTTAAGTTTCTGCGCTATTTCCAATGCACTTCTAATGTTGCCATAGTTGTTTGAAATTCATAAAGAATAGCCCAACTTATTTGCCTTTGTGGACAAAGCTTGTTGTCAGCTCTTTGATGCTGCTACTTCTGTTGGTGGCTTCTTCATGTCTATTGATATCGTGGAGAACTCCGACTATTGTAGGCGCCCTTGATTGAGTGCGAGTATGGGCAACTGTATGGCTATTTAAATCTGGCTAGGCAATCTCAATTGGCATTAAGTTTAGCCTTGGCTAAGATGGGCCGCTAAAGGCCTCGGTTGCCAATTGGGCTTCTTGTAATGGCTCCAATTGGGTTTTCTGTTGTAGCGCTCGAGTCTTCATTTGTTGGAGCATGGTTTGGTCCTCGGCCACATAATAGCGGGTCTTGATGATGTGAATATCGTAAAACAATCGATTGTTTAACTTGGCTTAGCTGCTATGGGCTTAGCCTGCGCATTAATATGTGGGACTTGGCTAGATTCATGCTCTCTCTGACCCTGCTGGGGGCAGCGGCGGCGGTAGGGATCGATCCGACGAATATTCGAGCTGCACTGCGGTGCCGATTGCGCAGGCCATCAACATTCCACCCGCCTGTCCCAGCACCTCGTAGTCCACCCGCACCCCCACAACGGCATAGGCTCCCAGCAATCGAGCGCGCCTGCCTAGTTCCTGCAGGGCCATCTCTCGGGCCCGCTCCAGCGTGACCTCGTAGGAGCGGGCCCGGCCGCCGATTAGGTCCCGGATTGAGGCCAGGATGTCGCGAAAGATATTGGCTCCCAATATTGTTTCGCCGTGCACCAGGCCCAGGTAGCGCCGTATCGGCTGGCCTTCTAGGCTGGAGGTGGTGCTGAGCAGCATTGGTGTTTTCTCAGCCGGGGGCTTGGGTCAGTTTGCTGCTTCTACTGCTGGAGTTGCTGCTGCGCCTGCCAGCGCTCGAATAAATCCGGCCGGCGTTCGGCGGTGCGCTGCTGCTGCTGCTCAAGGCGCCAGCGGGCGATGGCGCCATGGTCACCGCTGCGCAGCACCGCCGGCACCTCCAAGTCCCGGAAGCTGGCGGGACGCGTGTAGTGGGAATGCTCGAGCAGCAGGGCGCTGTGGCTCTCCTCCTCCAGGCAGGCCTGGGTACCCACGGTGCCGGGCAGCAGGCGCACCACGCCGTTGATGATCACGGCCGCCGGCAGCTCGCCGCCGGTGAGCACAAAGTCGCCGATCGATACCTCCTCATCGGCTAGGGAGCGGATGCGTTCATCGAAACCTTCGTAGTGGCCGCAGATCAGCACTAGCTGGTCGTAGCCGCTGGCCCAGCGGCGTAGATCGCTCTGTTGCAGGGGTTTGCCCTGGGGGCTCATCAGCAGCACCCGCCGGTGCGGCAGCACCGCTATCGCCTCCACCGCCGCAAACACCGGCTCTGGTTTAAGCACCATGCCGGCGCCGCCGCCATAGGGCTCGTCGTCGACCTTGCGGTATTTGTCGGTGGCGAAATCGCGGGGGTTGTGGGTGTGGAGCGCGGCGATGCCGGCAGCAAAGGCCCGGCCGATCACCCCCAGGCCCAGCAGTGGCGCAAAGGCCTCCGGTGCCAGGCTCACCACATCGAGGCGCATCAGCTCAGCTCGCGGGCACGGTGGGCCGGCTCACCCGGCGGATCTCGGAGCTGAAGCTGGCCCGGCCGGGGCTGCCAGCAGCGTTGGTTTCCACCGTGGAGCGCAGTCTCAGATTGGGCTTGGTGAACCAGATCCGCTCGCGCACCTCCCGGCCATCACCTGTGATCACCAGCTCCAGGCTGCCATCGGGCCATAGCTGCCAGTTGCCCGCCTGATTACCGCTAAGGAAACAACCGTCGGCGCTGAACTGCAGTTCTTGGCTCACGCCATCTTTCGGGCCGACCCTCAAGCCGCCGGCTCCACCTGCTGCCTCGGGCTCCAAAAAGGCAACTACGAGTTCGCCGCGCTCGCTGCTGTGCCAGTCGTCGCGGTCTTCAGCGTCGAGATCATCGTCAGGCATCACCGCGCCCAGGCTGAACTTGCTGCGCAGGCTCATCCATTCACCGGCGCAGAGGCGCAGAAAGGCGCCAATTTGCTCGGGTGGAAAGGGTGGTTGGCTGCTGCTGATGTCGCTCATCGGACCATTCTCTCAGCTGCCCGTGTAGCCCAGTTCGCTCAAGCGCGCGGCGCTGCGGCGCCAGTTGGGCACCACCTTCACGAACAGCTCCAGATACACCGGCCCGTCGATCAATTTCTGCATCTGCTGACGGGCGCCGCTGCCGATCTCCTTAAGCATGCGGCCCCCTTTGCCGATCAGGATTCCCTTCTGGCTGCTGCGTTCCACCAGCACCGTGGCCAGCACTGCAGTGCGCGGCCCGTCGTCGACGATGCGCTCGATCTGCACCGCCACCGAGTGGGGAATCTCCTCGCGGGTGTGGTGCAATACTTGCTCGCGAATCAATTCCGCCAGCAGCAACTGCTCGGGCTGATCGCTCACCGCATCCGGTGGGTATAGGTGGGGGCCCTCCGGTAGGTCGGCGGCCAGAGCTGCCACCAACTCACTGGTGCCCGCGCCGTTCAAGGCGCTCACCGGATGCAGGGGCCAGCCCGGCACCAGCTCGGCGTAGCTCTGGGCCAGTTCCTCGGCCCGCTCCGGATCCACCAGGTCGTTTTTGTTCAGGGCTACGTGCACCGGCGCGCGGCAGTGCAGCAGCAGCTCCACGATGAAGCCATCGCCTCGGCCAGCGGGCTCGCTGCCATCAACGAGCAGCAGCACCACATCCACTTCACCGATGGCGCCTCGGGCGCTCTGCACCAGTCGCTCCCCCAGCAGATGGTGGGGCTTGTGGATACCTGGCGTATCTAGCAGCACCAGCTGGGCTGTTTCGGTGGTGAGGATCGCCCGCAACCGGTTGCGGGTGGTTTGGGCTATCGGCGAGGTGATCGCCACCTTTTCGCCTACCAGCTGGTTGAGCAGGGTGGATTTGCCCACGTTTGGCCGGCCGATCAGGGCCACGAAGCCGGAGCGAAAGCCTTCAGGGCTCGTGGGCAGGGCCGGGATGGTCGTAGGAAAATCCATAGGACCAGCCTGGCAGCCGGCAGGGCCAACCTTGTTGCTTGGGCGGAGTTCATAGGCTGGAACTCTGGTTGTGACCTATTCACCGCAATGACCGCTGCTGCCGAACCAACTTTTCAGCAGGCCATGGAGATCACGGCTCAGTGGCTGGCTTTGTGGGAGCACGGCGAACTCAGTGATGAAGTTCTGGCCGACCGGGTGGCTGAGCTGGTGGCAAGCCGCGATGGTGCCCGGGGCTTTTTTGTCGTGAGCCTGGCGGGCGACTGCCCTCTGATGGACCGCCTGCCCGAAACCCTGCTGCTGCAACTGCGGCTGGCAGGCGAGGGCGTCGTCGACCTTTCGGCCCGCAACCTGGCCATGAGTACGGCTATGGCCCTGCACCATCAACGTGTTGGCGATTCCAGCCAGCAGGGGGCTTCGGAGCGGGTGCAAGCCCGCTGCACCGAACTGCTGCGCAGCCTTGAGCCCCAGGCCGTTAAAGAGCGGCTGGAAATCCTGCTGGCGGCTACCGCCGGGAAGGGAGAAGACGTCGCCTTCCTGGATCGCTGGGGCTACGACGCCGAGCAGCGGAGCTCGATCGCCGCCGCAATCGAAGCGGTGGCTGAGGATTGAAACGGGCGAAGATGGTTTCAATGCCCCGCCGTCGCTTCAGCCCATGAATCGCCCATTGCCATCCCGGGCGTTACGCGTTCTGGCCACGGCAATCGGTGCCGCCGCTCTGCTGGCTCCAGCGCCGGCCAGGGCAATTGAAACCATCAATTTGCGGCTGCCCCTGCTCGAGACAAATTTCAGCATCAGGGTCGCTGAATTGCGCAGTCCCGAGGCCTTGATTGCCGGCGACAGCGACCTAGCCGAGCTCGACCGTGCCACCCGAGGCGAGATCGGCCGCAGGCTCAAGGCTGTGTTGAGCTCCAACCTGCCCCTTGAGGTCAAGGCGGTTATCCGGCAGGCCCAGGGATCGCCGCTACTTGATCAGGTGCTGCTGTTGGTGGGGGCCCTAGGCGACATCGATGGCCTGCCTGATCCCATCGATCCAGCTCAGTTTGAGCAAGCGATGGAGCGCTCTGCCGCTAAGGGGGGTATCAGCTTGTTGGATGTGATCGAGCAGCTACCAGGCCAGAGCGTCACGGTGGAGCTGGGCCGTTTGGGATTTTCAATTCAGCGCTTTCGTGACCAACGGCGCTCGGCAGAAAAGCTGATTGCCTCCCTGCCGGCGGTGGGCAGTGCTGGACCACTGCAGGAGGTAGGGCCGCTGTCTGTTGCCCGGCAGGAACTAAACATCGCCGTTGGCCATCGCCCGGAGCCGTTGGCTCTGGTGGTAGTCGAGCCAATGGGATCTGGCGCGGCGCCGAATCGACTGGTGGTGATTTCCCACGGGCTGTGGGATGACCCCAGCAACTTCGAGGGCTGGGCAGCCCACCTGGCTAGCCATGGCTACACCGTGGTGCTGCCCCGCCACCCAGGCAGCGATCAAAGCCAGCAGCGGGCCATGCTGGCCGGCAAGCAGGCCCCTCCCAGTCCCTCTGAGCTGGCCCTGCGTCCTAGAGATGTGTCGGCGGTGATCGATGCCGCCGCCCAGGGCCGGCTGGCTTTGCGCCGACCGGTGAACACCCAGGCGGTGCTGGTGGCAGGCCATTCCTGGGGGGCGACCACGGCGCTGCAGCTGGCTGGGGCCCGGCCCATCACCACCAAACTTCAGCAGCTTTGCGATGAGGTGCGCGACCCCTCCCGCAATCTCAGCTGGGTGTTGCAGTGCAACTTCGTTGGTTCGGCGGATAGCGCCGCTCTGGTCGACCCCCGCGTGACTGCTGCCATTGCGGTGAGTCCGCCGATGCGCTTGCTATTTGATGTCGATTCCGCCGGCAGCATGAAGGCGAAGGTGCTTGTGATCAGCGGCAGCCGCGACTGGGTGGTGCCGCCCGGGCCCGAGGCGATCGAGCCCATGGCCAGGGCCACCCGGGGCGGCGCCAGTGGCCATCGCTTGGTGTTGGCTGAGAACGCCGATCACTTCAATTTGCGTTCGCCCAGGGGCGAGGCCGGGGGCCCCTTGCGGGCCCTGCTGCTGGCTTGGTTTAACGCCGCTACCGGCTCAAGCCCAGCTAACCCGCCTGAATTGCCGCTTGCTGGTTGGGGCAGCCCAACCCATCCGCTGCGGGAAGTGACAGCGGTATTGCCCACGCCACCGGCTCAGCCATAAAAAAAGCGCCCCTTTGGGGGCGCTGAAATTGCTGGATTGAAGCTCAGTCGCGGCGACCACCGCCCTGCAGGGCAATGATCAAGCGCAGGATGAAGATAAACAGGTTGATGTAGGTGAGATACATCCCCAAGGCGCCGGCCAAGTATTGGTCGTCGCTGTAGGTGCGGGGCATTGTGTAGAAGTCGACAAAGGCTGCTCCCACGAACAGCACCGTGCCGAAACCTGCAATCAGCAGTTCAAACGTGCCGCCGCTGAACACGCCTGGGGCAAAAATTCCACCGATGATCTGCACGACCATGGCGATCAGCAGGCCGAGGATGCCCAGACCCACTACGCCGCTCAGCGCTTGGCCGATGTTGTCGCTCATGCGGCGGCCCACCACTGAGGCCACCACAAAAGTGATGCCCGTAGCCAGGGTGGCTGTGCCGATGGCGCCGACACCAGCGGCGCTTACGGCGTAGGCAACGATGCCGCTGAGGGTAAAGCCGGTGAGCAGGCTGTAGGCCGTCAGCAGCGGCAGAGCAGTGTTGTTGTTGCCCTTCAGGGCCACATTCTGGGCCACGAAGAACAGGATGAAGTTGCCGATCAGGGCCACCCAGAACAGGGGCATGAACAGGGCTGGGCTGCTGGCCATCAGGGCCAGGCCTCCCATCACCCCACCGGCGGTGAGCACCATGCCGCCGCCCACATAGGGCAGGGCCTTGTTGACCACATTGGGGCCAACTAGGGCGCTCGATTGGGCCTCACGAATGGCCTGTTGAAAATTGCTGCTGGCCGGCATGGCGCACCAGTGGTTTCGAAGTTTCTATATCCTGCCAGCGATCTGCAGGCAACGGGAGACCCTGCTGGTGCTCGTTGGTGCGGATCTCCCTATCGGGATGGGCTCAGGTTTGGCACGTGGGCTTCAGGACTTGTCACCAGCCTGGTGGTTTGAGCTGGGCCAGAGCCCCGCCGCGAGCACCGCAACGCCGGTGCCGATGCATGATTCAGCCAAGCGCAGCAGGGCATTTAGCCCCGGGCTCAGCTTTGGATCCAGGCTGCCGGTGACCATCACAACGATCACGGTGATAGCTGCCAGGCGGCCATGGCTGGGCACATTGATCGCTGCGCAGAGCGCAACTGTGGCGAAGATTGCCACGGCCATGCCCAGAGGGTGAAAGGGCAGCAGCGTCAGGTAGATGGCACTGGTGCCGGCGCCGATGGCTGAACCCACAATTCGCAGCGAGGCTGAGGAGGTTGTCTCCCTGCGGGTGGCCTGGGTTACCACGATCGCGGAGATCGCCGACCAAAGCCCGCCGATCTTGGGTAGGTAGCCCGGGAATAGATTCGTGAACCAATAGCCGAGCATGTAAGCCACCAAAGCCGCTATGGCGATTTCTGCGGGGATGCGCAGACGCTCTGCTTTGTTCATGGTTCAGGCTCACTGCACTGGCTATCGAATCGCCTTTTAACGGCAGGCGCCAGCTTGGTGGCATCACGATCGGCATAGGCCTCCACCAGCCGCTGCACTAACGGGTGGCGCACCACGTCAGCCGCGGTGAGCTCGCAGATCGCCACCCCCTCCACCCCTTGCAGCACCTGGGCAGCTTCCTGAAGGCCGCTCTTCACCCCATAGGGCAGGTCCACCTGGGTGGGATCGCCGGTTACCACCATGCGGGAGTGTTCCCCCAGCCGGGTCAGCACCATCCGCATCTGGGTGGTGGTGGTGTTTTGGGCTTCGTCGAGGATCACAAAGGCGTCGGCCAGGGTGCGGCCGCGCATGTAAGCCAGAGGCGCCACTTCAATCACCCCTTTTTCCAGCAGGGCACCGGTGCGCTCGGCGCCAAGTAGGGCGTGCAGGGCGTCGTAGAGGGGGCGCAGGTAGGGATCAACTTTCTGCTGCAGATCGCCCGGCAAAAAACCGAGCCGTTCGCCCGCCTCCACCGCCGGGCGGGTGAGCACCAACCGCTCGACCTTGCGCTCGGTGAGCATGCGCACCGCCTGAACGGCGGCCAGAAAGGTTTTGCCCGTGCCCGCCGGGCCGAGGGCAATGGTGAGGTCGTGGCGCTCCATAGCTTCCACGTAGGTCTGCTGGCGCAGGGTGCGCGGGCGCAGCAACTTGCCACTCTGGCTGCGGGCCAGCACTTGGCGGCCCAGTTGCTGATGCTCCGCGCTCCTGCCGGTGTCGAGGGCCTGCAGGGCTACCCGCACATCCACTTGGGTAATGGCTTGGCCTTCCTGCCACAGGGGGCGAAGCAATTCCACCAACGCCGCCGCCCGCTCCAGTTGGCTGGGGGGAGCCTGAATGACCAAATCCAGCCCCCGCAGCACCAACGAAGCTCCGGTGAGGGCTTCGAGATGACGCAGGGTGGATGATTCGGCATCACCTGCCAGGGCTAGAGCCGCGGCAGGATTGGGCAGGGGAATGGCAAAGCTTGTAGGCCCCTTTGGCTCTGCCACAGGGCGAAAGCTCAAGCTTCGGCGGTAGCGGCGGCTTCCGTAGTTGCTTCTTCCGCAGCAGCAGCTTCAGCAGCGGCCTTGGCTTCGGCGGCAGCA
Encoded here:
- the trmD gene encoding tRNA (guanosine(37)-N1)-methyltransferase TrmD, encoding MRLDVVSLAPEAFAPLLGLGVIGRAFAAGIAALHTHNPRDFATDKYRKVDDEPYGGGAGMVLKPEPVFAAVEAIAVLPHRRVLLMSPQGKPLQQSDLRRWASGYDQLVLICGHYEGFDERIRSLADEEVSIGDFVLTGGELPAAVIINGVVRLLPGTVGTQACLEEESHSALLLEHSHYTRPASFRDLEVPAVLRSGDHGAIARWRLEQQQQRTAERRPDLFERWQAQQQLQQ
- a CDS encoding OsmC family peroxiredoxin, with product MTTSQSSAVWNGNLMEGSGMMRLGEGGYEGPFTKASRFETGDGTNPEELIGAAHAGYFSMFLSAILSESGFPPVEIRTTAKVHLGEGPAITLIELETEAIVPGCSEKVFLDHADKAKAGCPVSKALSAVPMTMSARLSM
- a CDS encoding Bax inhibitor-1/YccA family protein, with translation MPASSNFQQAIREAQSSALVGPNVVNKALPYVGGGMVLTAGGVMGGLALMASSPALFMPLFWVALIGNFILFFVAQNVALKGNNNTALPLLTAYSLLTGFTLSGIVAYAVSAAGVGAIGTATLATGITFVVASVVGRRMSDNIGQALSGVVGLGILGLLIAMVVQIIGGIFAPGVFSGGTFELLIAGFGTVLFVGAAFVDFYTMPRTYSDDQYLAGALGMYLTYINLFIFILRLIIALQGGGRRD
- the ispF gene encoding 2-C-methyl-D-erythritol 2,4-cyclodiphosphate synthase, producing the protein MQLRIGNGYDIHRLVPGRALILGGQQLEHPAGLGLDGHSDADVLVHAIMDALLGALSLGDIGLYFPPDDPQWQGADSLELLEQVVALVMERGWSVVNVDSVLVAERPKLKPHIAAMRSAIAARMGLAADQVGVKATTNEQLGPEGREEGISCHAVVLLQKP
- the era gene encoding GTPase Era, whose amino-acid sequence is MDFPTTIPALPTSPEGFRSGFVALIGRPNVGKSTLLNQLVGEKVAITSPIAQTTRNRLRAILTTETAQLVLLDTPGIHKPHHLLGERLVQSARGAIGEVDVVLLLVDGSEPAGRGDGFIVELLLHCRAPVHVALNKNDLVDPERAEELAQSYAELVPGWPLHPVSALNGAGTSELVAALAADLPEGPHLYPPDAVSDQPEQLLLAELIREQVLHHTREEIPHSVAVQIERIVDDGPRTAVLATVLVERSSQKGILIGKGGRMLKEIGSGARQQMQKLIDGPVYLELFVKVVPNWRRSAARLSELGYTGS
- a CDS encoding cupin domain-containing protein; amino-acid sequence: MAKSVGVLLSLGIALFPPVLAHDSHDRSAQGVMLQTLASGNQLESLGPGVTVQTLTRSDRSWNGALLPPLSATQPEVHVLRMTIPPGVTLKLHKHPVIHAGVLLQGRLRLETKDGATQLLEPGEAVIEVVNNAHRSVSLGPDPAVLIIVFVGPLGQAITLPASH
- a CDS encoding phycobiliprotein lyase yields the protein MSDISSSQPPFPPEQIGAFLRLCAGEWMSLRSKFSLGAVMPDDDLDAEDRDDWHSSERGELVVAFLEPEAAGGAGGLRVGPKDGVSQELQFSADGCFLSGNQAGNWQLWPDGSLELVITGDGREVRERIWFTKPNLRLRSTVETNAAGSPGRASFSSEIRRVSRPTVPAS
- a CDS encoding alpha/beta hydrolase family protein, with product MNRPLPSRALRVLATAIGAAALLAPAPARAIETINLRLPLLETNFSIRVAELRSPEALIAGDSDLAELDRATRGEIGRRLKAVLSSNLPLEVKAVIRQAQGSPLLDQVLLLVGALGDIDGLPDPIDPAQFEQAMERSAAKGGISLLDVIEQLPGQSVTVELGRLGFSIQRFRDQRRSAEKLIASLPAVGSAGPLQEVGPLSVARQELNIAVGHRPEPLALVVVEPMGSGAAPNRLVVISHGLWDDPSNFEGWAAHLASHGYTVVLPRHPGSDQSQQRAMLAGKQAPPSPSELALRPRDVSAVIDAAAQGRLALRRPVNTQAVLVAGHSWGATTALQLAGARPITTKLQQLCDEVRDPSRNLSWVLQCNFVGSADSAALVDPRVTAAIAVSPPMRLLFDVDSAGSMKAKVLVISGSRDWVVPPGPEAIEPMARATRGGASGHRLVLAENADHFNLRSPRGEAGGPLRALLLAWFNAATGSSPANPPELPLAGWGSPTHPLREVTAVLPTPPAQP
- a CDS encoding FUSC family protein, which codes for MNKAERLRIPAEIAIAALVAYMLGYWFTNLFPGYLPKIGGLWSAISAIVVTQATRRETTSSASLRIVGSAIGAGTSAIYLTLLPFHPLGMAVAIFATVALCAAINVPSHGRLAAITVIVVMVTGSLDPKLSPGLNALLRLAESCIGTGVAVLAAGLWPSSNHQAGDKS
- a CDS encoding SPFH domain-containing protein — its product is MEALLSLPALVLMALLGVSSVKVTSGGQSRLVERLGKYDRQLQPGLSLVLPVLEKVVSHESLKERVLDIPPQQCITRDNVGIEVDAVVYWQLLEHARAYYAVDNLQAAMVNLVLTQIRAEMGKLDLDQTFTTRQEVNEVLMKELDQATDPWGVKVTRVELRDIQPSRGVQQAMEQQMTAEREKRAAILRSEGERDSQVNAARGRAEALLLDAEAQAKQQTLLAQARADAASRLAEAMQANPQAAEAMRLLLAGDWMAMGEQMAQAPGGSVLMVDPQSPAALLTALRGLQQGQG
- a CDS encoding NfeD family protein, whose protein sequence is MAPVSLLWLLLATGLLLLALAGAEVDGLLPAAVVALVLSVVTAWIPLPPLLQLGLLAGLSGLGVLALRRWSARQRHRSLPPAETATVLSGFNGSDTGRVRWHGQSWSAVNLGSSQALSPGAAVTVLGREGNQLQVLGPG
- a CDS encoding heavy metal-binding domain-containing protein is translated as MLLSTTSSLEGQPIRRYLGLVHGETILGANIFRDILASIRDLIGGRARSYEVTLERAREMALQELGRRARLLGAYAVVGVRVDYEVLGQAGGMLMACAIGTAVQLEYSSDRSLPPPLPPAGSERA